A genomic segment from Desulfovibrio sp. encodes:
- a CDS encoding S24 family peptidase gives MKTAQSPLISAFGTRMRQRREMLGLHKQVLAEAVGLSLTTIQQYENGQMPKGSHAVRLAEALECSLDWLLAGRGDCGGGIVHTSEARLMMVPMAEARLSAGAGSFETDGDVLRHYAFRWDFLRRKGNPTQMVLLRVSGDSMQPRIVNNDVVLIDQSQREPVPGRIYAVGVEDMVYLKVLDAMPGKLILTSINPDFAPIEADTSEHLAGMVRIIGRAVWVGRELD, from the coding sequence ATGAAGACAGCACAATCGCCCCTGATATCAGCATTTGGTACGCGCATGCGTCAGCGGAGGGAAATGCTGGGTTTGCACAAACAGGTTCTTGCAGAGGCGGTGGGGCTGAGTTTGACGACCATCCAACAGTATGAGAATGGCCAGATGCCCAAGGGCAGCCATGCTGTACGTCTTGCAGAAGCGCTGGAATGTTCTCTTGACTGGCTATTGGCAGGGCGCGGTGACTGTGGCGGGGGGATAGTGCACACATCCGAGGCGCGGCTCATGATGGTTCCCATGGCCGAGGCGCGGCTGTCTGCGGGGGCGGGCAGCTTTGAGACAGACGGGGACGTGTTGCGCCACTATGCCTTCAGGTGGGATTTTTTGCGGCGCAAGGGCAACCCGACGCAGATGGTGCTGTTGCGCGTTTCGGGCGACAGCATGCAGCCGCGCATAGTGAACAACGACGTGGTGCTTATTGACCAGAGTCAGCGCGAACCTGTGCCGGGCAGAATTTATGCTGTGGGCGTGGAAGACATGGTGTACCTGAAGGTACTGGACGCCATGCCGGGCAAGCTCATTCTTACCAGCATCAATCCCGATTTTGCGCCCATAGAGGCAGACACCAGCGAACATCTGGCGGGTATGGTGCGCATTATCGGCAGGGCCGTGTGGGTGGGCAGAGAGCTGGATTGA
- a CDS encoding Mor transcription activator family protein: MTNRHSETATPDNDQSAAAQADKIDPAAADTARTSRKNAASWGTPRNNDDNEKQWIELIEHLPDNAQLLWRAVDDLRLFWRLLHAFGGQSIRVPRTLPKDKAHTLRKTLGVTCLRRLMAVFGGTNIYVPRCAALMNRLRQRDIIKDFSHRTRRGSSSTAAVASLARRHGISDRRVWQILKKESSVPPHAHLILRLGDSARQSSCSPRSNS, translated from the coding sequence ATGACCAATAGGCATTCAGAGACCGCAACGCCCGACAATGACCAGTCGGCGGCGGCCCAGGCTGACAAGATTGACCCCGCTGCAGCAGATACCGCGCGCACCAGCCGCAAAAATGCGGCCAGCTGGGGTACCCCCCGCAACAATGATGACAATGAAAAACAGTGGATCGAGCTGATCGAGCACCTGCCCGACAATGCCCAACTCTTATGGAGAGCAGTTGACGATCTGCGCCTGTTCTGGCGGCTGCTGCATGCCTTTGGAGGCCAGAGCATCCGCGTGCCGCGCACCCTTCCAAAAGACAAGGCGCACACATTGCGCAAAACCCTTGGGGTGACTTGTCTGCGCAGGCTTATGGCGGTTTTTGGCGGCACAAACATATATGTGCCGCGTTGTGCCGCGCTTATGAACCGCCTGCGCCAGCGCGACATCATCAAGGATTTTTCGCACCGCACCCGGCGCGGCTCAAGCAGCACGGCTGCGGTTGCGAGTCTGGCGCGCCGTCACGGCATATCAGATCGCCGGGTGTGGCAGATTCTGAAAAAAGAAAGTTCCGTTCCCCCACACGCCCATCTTATTCTCAGACTGGGCGATTCTGCCCGGCAGTCCAGCTGCTCCCCCCGCAGTAACAGCTGA
- a CDS encoding glycosyl hydrolase 108 family protein, which yields MPSQFETAHAFTAQWEGGLTDHPADPGGLTNYGVSLRWVQDLAQQARQKCLRQHKNCDACPDARTLGCTCCDIDLDMDGDVDADDIRACTREQAAVLFKKHFWDALGCAALPLPLAVTLYDGAVNMGPGRAVRQLQQGMNAVGEAQLDHYTPIAEDGIPGPRTAELAEALEATNLHWFAARQILRLRDAFYRDLAARRPSLKVFLEGWRNRVKALGQHLAELEREEN from the coding sequence ATGCCCAGCCAGTTTGAAACAGCCCATGCCTTTACCGCCCAGTGGGAGGGCGGCCTAACCGACCACCCTGCCGATCCCGGCGGCCTGACCAACTACGGGGTGTCCCTGCGCTGGGTGCAGGATCTTGCCCAGCAGGCCCGCCAAAAGTGCCTGCGCCAGCACAAAAACTGCGATGCCTGCCCCGATGCGCGTACCCTCGGCTGCACCTGCTGCGACATTGACCTGGACATGGACGGCGACGTGGACGCCGACGATATCCGCGCCTGCACCCGTGAACAGGCGGCAGTGCTGTTCAAGAAACACTTTTGGGATGCTCTTGGTTGCGCTGCCTTGCCCCTGCCGCTGGCCGTCACCCTGTACGACGGCGCGGTAAACATGGGCCCAGGGCGGGCAGTACGCCAGTTGCAGCAGGGCATGAACGCCGTGGGTGAAGCACAGCTCGACCACTACACCCCCATTGCCGAAGACGGCATTCCCGGCCCCCGCACCGCCGAGCTGGCCGAAGCACTTGAGGCAACCAACCTGCACTGGTTTGCCGCACGACAGATACTGCGGCTACGCGATGCATTTTACCGCGATCTGGCCGCCAGACGGCCATCGCTCAAGGTCTTTCTCGAGGGCTGGCGCAACAGGGTCAAGGCTCTCGGTCAGCATCTGGCCGAGCTTGAGCGGGAGGAAAACTAA
- a CDS encoding DUF2730 family protein — MDIFSSHGASLLVLLVQVLFAWALWSLRRAFVRAEDYALHVQRDARREAATARRLGSLEEHLRLTPDTADMAGLHSELAALRGEIQALNARISGLDRLLERLEHSFDRHEDHQRHAVQPSASFGCRAASDQTGGCN, encoded by the coding sequence ATGGACATTTTTTCTTCACATGGGGCAAGCCTGCTTGTGCTGTTGGTGCAGGTCCTGTTTGCCTGGGCGCTGTGGAGCCTGCGGCGCGCCTTTGTACGAGCTGAAGACTACGCGCTGCATGTGCAGCGCGATGCCCGGCGCGAGGCCGCTACGGCACGCAGACTAGGATCGCTTGAGGAGCACCTGCGGCTCACTCCCGATACGGCAGACATGGCGGGCCTGCACAGCGAGCTGGCCGCCCTGCGCGGCGAGATACAGGCGCTTAACGCCCGGATCTCCGGGCTGGACAGACTGCTTGAACGTCTGGAGCACAGCTTTGACCGACACGAAGACCACCAGCGCCATGCAGTGCAGCCTTCTGCATCTTTTGGTTGCCGCGCAGCCTCGGACCAGACAGGAGGTTGCAACTGA
- a CDS encoding terminase family protein produces the protein MSQPEPHVIPYTPRPLQWRFHEERSRFCVLLCHRRFGKTVAAVNDLVRQALRVGRDDWRAAYAAPFLGQAKAVAWDYCKRFAGAVPGTRFLESELVCILPTGGRIRLLGTENAQALRGLYLDDLVLDEPADMPRQVWTQVLRPMLADRQGRALFCGTPQGTDNLLYDVWQQAGADTQGLWSRFRFPASETGYLPQEELAAARRGMDEAEYLQEFECSFAAAVRGAYYAPLLDAAEREGRIHPLPHAPELPVHTAWDLGMDDATAIWFFQVEPSGCWRIIDYYEASGEGLAHYAQVLAAKARPAGVADGSMPDGSLEGRGFVYGTHIAPHDIRVRELGTGQSRWESAAQLGIRFTMAPALPLADGIDALRRQLPRFWFDAGACAHGLKALRAYRRRWRAGAGQEAQAGSGPLHDWASHAADALRYAVTGFRPQQEIAPAARRARTSYDFFGGSQ, from the coding sequence ATGTCTCAGCCAGAGCCGCACGTCATCCCGTACACGCCTCGCCCCTTGCAGTGGCGCTTTCACGAGGAACGCTCGCGCTTTTGCGTACTGCTCTGCCACAGGCGCTTTGGCAAAACCGTGGCTGCCGTCAACGACCTTGTGCGTCAGGCCCTGCGAGTGGGGCGCGATGACTGGCGTGCGGCCTATGCGGCTCCCTTTCTGGGGCAGGCCAAAGCCGTGGCCTGGGATTACTGCAAGCGCTTTGCCGGGGCGGTACCCGGTACGCGTTTTCTCGAGAGCGAGCTTGTCTGCATATTGCCCACCGGCGGGCGCATCCGCCTGCTGGGCACGGAAAACGCGCAGGCCCTGCGCGGGCTATACCTGGACGATCTGGTGCTGGACGAACCCGCTGACATGCCCCGTCAGGTATGGACCCAGGTACTGCGACCAATGCTGGCCGACAGACAGGGGCGGGCGCTCTTTTGCGGCACGCCTCAGGGCACGGACAACCTGCTCTACGATGTGTGGCAGCAGGCGGGCGCAGACACGCAGGGTTTATGGTCGCGCTTCCGCTTTCCGGCATCCGAAACCGGCTACCTGCCGCAGGAAGAACTGGCGGCTGCCCGCCGGGGCATGGACGAGGCCGAGTACCTGCAGGAATTTGAATGTTCCTTTGCTGCCGCCGTTCGCGGGGCGTATTACGCGCCTCTGCTCGATGCGGCAGAACGCGAGGGGCGCATCCATCCTCTGCCTCATGCCCCGGAGCTTCCCGTGCATACGGCGTGGGATCTGGGCATGGATGACGCCACGGCTATCTGGTTTTTTCAGGTGGAACCTTCGGGCTGCTGGCGCATCATTGATTATTACGAAGCCTCCGGCGAAGGGTTGGCCCACTATGCGCAGGTGCTGGCGGCCAAAGCCCGGCCAGCAGGGGTGGCTGACGGTTCCATGCCAGATGGCAGCCTTGAGGGACGCGGCTTTGTCTACGGCACGCACATTGCCCCGCACGACATCCGCGTACGCGAGCTCGGCACCGGCCAAAGCCGGTGGGAAAGCGCCGCCCAGCTGGGCATACGCTTTACCATGGCCCCGGCCCTGCCGCTGGCAGATGGCATAGACGCCCTGCGCCGCCAGCTGCCCCGATTCTGGTTTGATGCGGGGGCCTGCGCCCACGGCCTCAAGGCCTTGCGGGCATACAGGCGACGCTGGCGGGCTGGCGCAGGTCAGGAAGCACAGGCTGGTTCTGGCCCGCTGCACGACTGGGCAAGCCATGCGGCAGATGCCCTGCGCTATGCCGTTACGGGATTTCGTCCGCAGCAGGAAATTGCGCCCGCCGCGCGCCGCGCACGCACCAGTTACGATTTTTTTGGAGGCAGCCAGTGA
- a CDS encoding GNAT family protein — protein sequence MHAQPDRDAVFHRMQAEGLTACAMSALANPTLEQWRHITAPERAVLLGCHGAEAGHAATGPAPSARLLACAMFSPRRGRVWEFDFTTFRNAAALAVPMARGGLGWAFDNLDCAAVMGLCPSPNRHAWRLAESCGFRVLGHLPDACLHARKNAWVDGVLVLCTPQSLADIEKL from the coding sequence ATGCACGCACAACCTGACCGCGACGCTGTGTTCCACCGCATGCAGGCCGAAGGGCTTACCGCCTGTGCCATGAGCGCGCTGGCAAACCCCACGCTCGAACAGTGGCGGCACATCACGGCCCCTGAGCGGGCCGTTCTGCTGGGCTGCCATGGCGCTGAGGCGGGGCACGCCGCAACAGGCCCAGCCCCATCTGCCCGGCTACTTGCCTGCGCCATGTTCAGCCCCCGGCGCGGGCGCGTGTGGGAGTTTGATTTCACCACCTTTCGTAACGCGGCGGCACTGGCTGTGCCTATGGCACGCGGCGGTCTTGGCTGGGCCTTTGACAACCTCGACTGCGCCGCGGTCATGGGTCTGTGCCCCTCCCCAAATCGCCATGCGTGGCGGCTGGCCGAGAGCTGCGGATTCCGAGTGCTTGGGCATTTGCCAGATGCGTGTCTGCATGCCCGCAAGAATGCCTGGGTTGACGGAGTACTGGTGCTCTGCACCCCGCAGAGTCTGGCGGATATTGAAAAATTGTAA